A genomic window from Candidatus Neomarinimicrobiota bacterium includes:
- a CDS encoding FAD-dependent oxidoreductase translates to MKAISRRYFLKRAGGMASAAALSPVVLARAFSSSPGSDRRVIVVGAGLAGLSCAYELNRAGFDVTVLEARGRPGGRVRTYRDHFADGLSAEMGAEYVNSEDRYARMYAKKFGLSIRTAKLYDGILVRDRSYRIADFQKNSYKLPFEGVEGGKLFGQEGPWVERWVEKIQESAQQFNTGCSSCHEFRGNKPDKPLAALGHLPDDVLALDRISVADLLRSEGAPQDIIDLYIYTNATESTGRPETISALALVMSHYMAGAFSEETDEGRIVGGNDQLSNSFAKAIAPTIKYRRPVRRIEHSSRSVEVWFEEEGKLQAMTASHLVIAIPFKVLRDVVINPQFSAGKMKCIRELSYGHVMKIAMQFTKRFWDEEGSLGQRIFTDTPLRRIYHHSIDQPGPRGIVLSFTSGTDAEELGNLSPQGRMDAAYDAVKRVWEEVPQYWEGGVAKYWNEDQWIKGSYSFPGVGQARDFLKLAMEREGLVHFAGEHTSIHRASMNGAIESGVRVNKEVRQAAG, encoded by the coding sequence ATGAAGGCTATCTCACGACGGTACTTTTTGAAGCGGGCCGGTGGAATGGCGTCAGCAGCGGCGCTTTCTCCTGTCGTGCTGGCGCGAGCTTTTTCATCATCGCCGGGGTCAGACCGCCGCGTTATTGTCGTCGGCGCCGGACTGGCGGGACTCAGTTGCGCTTACGAGCTTAATCGTGCTGGATTCGATGTGACTGTTCTTGAGGCGCGCGGCAGACCGGGAGGCAGAGTCAGAACCTACCGTGATCATTTTGCGGACGGTCTGTCGGCTGAGATGGGGGCAGAGTATGTCAACTCTGAAGATAGATACGCTCGCATGTATGCCAAAAAATTTGGACTGTCGATTCGCACTGCAAAACTGTACGACGGTATCCTTGTCCGTGACCGCAGCTACAGAATAGCTGACTTCCAGAAGAATAGCTATAAGTTACCGTTCGAAGGAGTAGAAGGGGGCAAACTGTTCGGGCAGGAAGGACCCTGGGTGGAACGATGGGTAGAGAAGATTCAGGAATCGGCGCAACAGTTTAATACCGGGTGCTCAAGCTGTCACGAGTTTCGCGGGAACAAGCCAGATAAACCGCTGGCAGCGCTGGGGCATCTACCTGATGATGTTCTTGCTCTCGACAGGATATCCGTGGCTGATTTACTGCGCAGTGAGGGGGCACCGCAGGATATCATCGATCTCTATATCTATACCAACGCAACGGAGAGTACCGGCCGTCCAGAGACCATTTCGGCACTGGCACTTGTTATGAGTCACTACATGGCGGGCGCTTTCAGCGAAGAAACAGACGAGGGCAGAATTGTGGGCGGCAATGACCAGCTATCCAATAGCTTTGCCAAGGCAATCGCGCCCACGATTAAGTACCGCCGGCCGGTGCGGCGCATTGAGCACAGTAGCAGAAGTGTCGAGGTGTGGTTCGAGGAAGAGGGAAAGCTGCAGGCCATGACAGCGTCGCACCTCGTCATCGCTATACCGTTCAAGGTGTTAAGGGATGTAGTCATCAATCCTCAGTTTTCGGCTGGCAAGATGAAGTGCATTCGTGAGCTGTCATACGGTCACGTCATGAAGATTGCCATGCAGTTTACCAAGCGCTTCTGGGATGAGGAAGGGAGTCTGGGTCAGCGCATCTTTACCGATACGCCGCTGCGCCGCATCTATCACCACTCCATTGATCAGCCGGGACCGCGAGGTATCGTGTTGTCGTTTACATCCGGCACGGATGCTGAAGAACTGGGAAACCTATCGCCGCAAGGGCGGATGGATGCGGCATACGATGCGGTCAAGCGCGTCTGGGAAGAAGTGCCTCAATACTGGGAAGGGGGCGTCGCCAAGTACTGGAACGAAGATCAGTGGATCAAGGGGAGTTATTCTTTTCCCGGTGTGGGACAGGCGAGAGATTTCCTTAAGCTGGCCATGGAGAGAGAGGGATTGGTTCACTTTGCCGGTGAGCACACTTCTATACACCGCGCATCCATGAACGGCGCAATCGAATCGGGTGTGCGTGTTAACAAGGAAGTCCGGCAGGCGGCAGGATAG